A stretch of DNA from Desulfobotulus mexicanus:
AAAAGTCTTCCCGCTTCAGGGTGTGTATATGACCATTTTTTTCACAGACCGTAAGGCTTTCCAGGCGCTCACAGGCGGCTCCTTCCGCCGTTCCTGCATTCATGGCAATGGCCCCTCCTACGGTTCCCGGGATGCCAGCAAGGCTTTCAAGCCCGGTAAGTCCCTGGCCTGCGGCATGGAGACAGGCCCTTGGAAGTTTGGACGCACATCCTGCAATGAGGTGTCGGCCTTCGGTACGGATATATTTGAATCCATTACCCAGCCTCAAGACAAGACCCCGGAGACCACCGTCCCGAATGAGGAGGTTTGTGCCTCCTCCCATGATGAATACGGGGATATCAGCCTGTTTTGCTGAGGCCATGATTGCTGTCAGGGTGTGGATATCTTCCGGGCAGCAGAAAAGATCCGCAGGTCCCCCCACTTTGAAACGACTGTGGGCAGCAAGGGCTTCGTTTTCCCGAAAAATACCGGGAAATCTTGATATAAGCTTATGATAGTCAGGCTGCTGCTGCACGGGTAAGCACCTCCGCCAGAATTTCACCTGTTCTGTATACATTACCGGCACCAAGGGTCAGGACCACATCACCTTTTTGCACAAAGTCCTGAATCAGGGGAACCGGATCTCTGTTTTCTGCCACGCAGACAACCTGCCTG
This window harbors:
- the murB gene encoding UDP-N-acetylmuramate dehydrogenase; translated protein: MQQQPDYHKLISRFPGIFRENEALAAHSRFKVGGPADLFCCPEDIHTLTAIMASAKQADIPVFIMGGGTNLLIRDGGLRGLVLRLGNGFKYIRTEGRHLIAGCASKLPRACLHAAGQGLTGLESLAGIPGTVGGAIAMNAGTAEGAACERLESLTVCEKNGHIHTLKREDFSFGYRNFHWKDGTPVENRILLEASWILDTGDAGLLRHKIRSSLIRRKASQPVDAASAGCIFKNPLPDLPAGRLIDEAGLKGVQQGGAMVSRRHANFIVNRGKAQAADILSLMTWIQQEIMETHGIALEREVRIVGENTPF